The following are from one region of the Vitis riparia cultivar Riparia Gloire de Montpellier isolate 1030 chromosome 9, EGFV_Vit.rip_1.0, whole genome shotgun sequence genome:
- the LOC117922652 gene encoding uncharacterized protein LOC117922652 produces MVCINSNSFLLLATFILISSSFSPRCHGENTQFPHRHAMHSEGMADLGGHGVVFLETGRSVLENGDSERNPSLILAAKRTKRIDPLHHFKYYKGGWNISNRNYFSSVGFTAAPLFLISAFWFLGFGMYLLIICLRHCCSQRQHYVYEKKSNALSLSFLVLFTTATIVGCVVLYTGQGKFHSSTTSTLECIVKHSNSTVQNLKNVSYYLSTAKQLGVDQYFMPSNVQANIDNIQIKINASTTFLEEKKDSNPNSIQYVLDSVQLALIIIAAVMLLLSLTGFFCSVLNLQLLVYILATIAWILVAGTFILCGVFLLLHNVAADTCVAMNEWVQHPTARTALDDILPCVDNATAQETLAQSKDVTFQLVNVVNNFITNVSNKNFPTQVKLEPSVSYNQTGPLVPVLCNPYQPNKTRRVCEAGEVDFNNAAQEWNKYLCEVSADGICTTPGRLTPKFYNQMSTAANVSTALYHHGPFLVDLQDCPSVRRTFTDIIKDHCPRLRRYSEWIYIGLTMVSSAVLLSSIIWISYTRLKRGKEYIRQYADMPSQDSLQLQKGMKK; encoded by the exons ATGGTTTGTATCAACTCAAATTCATTTCTCCTTCTAGCCACctttattcttatttcttcATCCTTTTCTCCACGCTGTCATGGAGAGAATACTCAGTTTCCTCACCGACACGCCATGCACAGTGAGg GGATGGCCGATTTGGGTGGACATGGTGTCGTTTTCTTGGAAACCGGGAGGTCAGTTCTTGAGAATGGCGACTCTGAACGAAACCCATCTTTGATATTAGCCGCAAAGAGAACGAAGAGGATAGACCCACTTCATCATTTCAAGTACTATAAAGGCGGATGGAATATCAGTAACAGAAACTACTTTTCT TCTGTGGGGTTCACTGCTGCTCCCCTGTTCCTCATTTCCGCATTCTGGTTTCTGGGATTTGGCATGTACTTGTTGATCATCTGTTTACGCCATTGTTGCAGCCAACGACAGCATTAtgtctatgaaaaaaaatccaacgctCTCTCCCTTAGTTTCCTCGTGCTTTTCACCACTGCTACAAT TGTTGGATGCGTGGTTCTATACACCGGTCAGGGAAAGTTCCACAGTAGTACAACAAGTACACTGGAGTGCATTGTGAAGCACTCAAACAGCACTGTCCAGAATCTTAAGAATGTATCATACTATCTTTCTACAGCCAAGCAGCTTGGAGTGGACCAATATTTCATGCCTTCCAATGTCCAGGCCAACATTGACAATATCCAAATAAAGATTAATGCTTCTACCACCTTtcttgaagaaaagaaagatagcAATCCAAATAGTATACAATATGTTTTAGATTCTGT ACAACTAGCATTAATTATAATTGCTGCTGTAATGCTCCTCTTGTCCCTCACTGGTTTCT TCTGCTCTGTTCTCAACCTGCAGCTTCTCGTATACAT TTTGGCAACCATAGCATGGATTCTCGTTGCGGGCACATTTATCTTGTGTGGCGTATTTCTTCTTCTCCACAA TGTGGCAGCAGACACGTGCGTTGCAATGAACGAGTGGGTTCAACATCCCACAGCTCGTACAGCTTTAGATGACATTCTCCCTTGTGTGGACAATGCAACCGCCCAAGAAACCTTGGCTCAAAGCAAGGATGTGACCTTCCAATTGGTGAATGTGGTTAACAACTTCATCACTAATGTGTCGAACAAGAATTTCCCCACTCAAGTGAAACTGGAACCTTCGGTTTCCTACAATCAGACCGGTCCATTGGTGCCTGTCCTCTGTAATCCATATCAACCGAACAAGACTCGCCGGGTTTGTGAAGCTGGTGAAGTAGACTTCAACAATGCCGCACAG GAATGGAACAAGTACCTCTGTGAAGTTTCAGCAGATGGTATATGCACCACTCCCGGCCGTTTGACCCCCAAATTTTACAATCAGATGAGTACTGCAGCCAATGTGAGCACTGCATTGTATCACCATGGGCCATTCCTTGTTGATCTGCAAGATTGCCCTTCTGTTCGAAGAACCTTCACTGACATCATTAAAGATCATTGTCCTAGACTGAGGCGGTATAGTGAATGGATCTACATTGGGCTGACTATGGTCTCATCTGCAGTATTGCTTTCTTCGATCATCTGGATATCCTATACAAGACTGAAGCGTGGTAAGGAATATATCAGACAATATGCAGATATGCCTTCTCAAGATTCTCTACAATTACAGAAAGGAATGAAGAAGTAG